Proteins from a genomic interval of Toxotes jaculatrix isolate fToxJac2 chromosome 5, fToxJac2.pri, whole genome shotgun sequence:
- the kif23 gene encoding kinesin-like protein KIF23 isoform X1: MIRQGKGKTPRRPPPKKPSSNQKDPVGVYCRVRPLGAEDNECCIEVISSTTIQLHAPEGFKTNRNGEYKETQYSFKKVFGVSVTQMELFEHVAKPLVDDLIHGKNGLLFTYGVTGSGKTFTMTGSPGQGGLLPRSLDMIFNSIGPYQAKRYVFKTDDKNGMEVQSEVDALLERQRRENNLPVPKTTSSRQKLDPEIADMIKAEEACKGDGMDEDSSYSIFVSYIEIYNNYIYDLLEETQEDVIKPKWNGGGTPVRQNTEFIPPQSKILREDQNHNMYVAGCMEVEVKSAEEAFQVFWRGQKKRKIANTRLNRESSRSHSVFIIKLAQAPLDADGDNILQDKSQVTVSQLCLVDLAGSERTGRTGAEGTRIREAGNINQSLLNLRTCIEILRENQMCGTNKMVPYRDSKVTHLFKNYFDGEGKVRMVVCVNPKADDYEETLLVMRFAEMTQEVEVARPVDRPICGFTPGRRNRNQAFKEELSRRLEERGGPIDRDVSSVINHLVHSLPPLPSSELTDPHDDITLPRLIEALQNRHRIRQMMIEEYNKAANMLKSMIQELDSNFISKDNFIHEQNGKLVEKDKIIQANKADIERLEKKTKMQEHKIDILQKTTKIYEDDKRSLQQELETRGHRLQRELSEKRRMEQRMHGVVTDTQHKWEKECERRVNAMQLEMQNKLWVKDEKLKQLKAIVTESKTPGRPDPPPRQTQPQRPSREERLPAKRSASPSPAPTVPPVRPLHRRSRSAGGEKWVDHKPTSNLDLGTVFQPVITNAIQVSAPSEKALSKCDRYVLTHQEVASDGEIQTKLIKGEVIKTRGGGQAVQFTDIETLRQEVTSVPGRKRKSSEGAPNNGDQPDGAWTDVETRCSVAMEMRAGSNMGPGFEHHGITKRRKP; this comes from the exons ATGATCAGACAAGG gaaGGGTAAAACCCCCCGCAGGCCTCCTCCTAAAAAGCCTTCCAGCAACCAGAAAGACCCTGTTGGG GTGTACTGCCGTGTACGTCCTCTGGGTGCGGAGGACAATGAGTGCTGCATTGAGGTCATCAGCAGCACTACCATCCAGCTGCATGCCCCTGAAGGCTTCAAAACAAACCGCAATGGAGAGTACAAAGAG ACACAGTATTCCTTCAAAAAAGTCTTTGGGGTTTCAGTAACTCAGATGGAGCTGTTTGAGCATGTGGCCAAACCTCTTGTTGATGACCTCATCCATGGAAAAAATG GCCTGCTCTTTACCTACGGGGTGACAGGAAGTGGGAAAACGTTCACCATGACTGGCTCTCCAGGCCAGGGTGGACTTCTACCTCGCTCCCTCGACATGATCTTCAACAGTATAGGCCCCTACCAGGCCAAAAGATAT gtttttaaGACAGATGATAAAAATGGTATGGAGGTCCAGAGTGAAGTTGATGCTTTGTTGGAGCGCCAGAGGCGGGAAAACAACTTGCCTGTTCCTAAAACAACCTCCTCAAG ACAAAAGCTGGATCCTGAAATTGCAGACATGATTAAGGCGGAGGAAGCTTGTAAAGGAGATGGTATGGATGAGGACAGCAGCTACAGCATCTTTGTCTCCTACATAGAAATCTACAACAACTACATCTATGATCTGCTGGAGGAAACTCAGGAAGATGTAATCAAACCAAA GTGGAATGGTGGAGGCACACCTGTGCGCCAGAACACTGAGTTCAT ACCACCTCAGTCTAAAATCCTCAGAGAGGATCAGAATCACAACATGTATGTTGCTGGTTGTATGGAAGTCGAGGTCAAGTCTGCTGAGGAGGCATTTCAAGTGTTCTGGAGAG gtcagaagaagaggaagattgCGAACACCCGGCTGAACAGAGAGTCCAGCCGTTCCCACAGTGTGTTCATTATTAAACTGGCTCAGGCTCCTCTTGATGCAGATGGCGACAACATTCTCCAG GATAAGAGCCAGGTGACTGTCAGTCAGCTGTGCCTGGTAGACTTGGCAGGAAGTGAGCGCACTGGTCGAACAGGGGCAGAAGGCACTCGTATACGTGAAGCAG GTAACATTAATCAGTCTTTGCTGAATCTGCGGACGTGCATTGAGATACTTCGAGAGAACCAGATGTGCGGTACAAACAAG ATGGTCCCCTACAGAGACTCTAAAGTAACCCATCTGTTCAAGAACTACTTTGATGGGGAGGGAAAAGTCAGAATGGTTGTTTGTGTCAATCCCAAGGCTGACGACTATGAGGAAACCTTG CTGGTGATGCGGTTTGCAGAGATGACCCAGGAGGTGGAGGTAGCTCGGCCAGTGGACAGGCCCATCTGTGGCTTCACTCCAGGCCGCCGTAATAGAAACCAGGCCTTTAAAGAGGAACTGTCTCGCAGGCTGGAGGAGCGTGGTGGTCCAATAGACAGGG ACGTGTCCTCTGTTATAAACCACCTGGTGCACAGCCTCCCACCTCTACCCTCGTCTGAGCTGACTGACCCTCACGATGATATCACCCTGCCCAGGCTGATCGAGGCTCTGCAGAACAGACACAGGATCAGGCAAATGATGATTGAGGAATACAACAAAGCAG CCAACATGTTGAAGTCTATGATTCAGGAGCTGGATAGCAACTTCATTTCCAAAGACAACTTTATTCACGAACAAAACGGCAAACTAGTGGAGAAAGACAAAATCATCCAGGCCAATAAGGCAGATATCGAACGCTTGGAgaagaaaaccaaaatgcaaGAACACAAG ATTGACATCCTGCAGAAAACAACTAAAATTTACGAGGATGACAAGCGCTCACTGCAGCAGGAGCTGGAAACCAGAGGCCATAGGCTGCAGAGGGAGCTGTCTGAGAAGAGACGCATGGAGCAGCGTATGCATGGTGTGGTCACAGACACCCAGCATAAGTGGGAGAAAGAATGT GAGAGACGTGTTAATGCAATGCAGCTGGAGATGCAGAACAAGCTCTGGGTCAAAGACGAGAAGCTGAAGCAGCTCAAGGCCATCGTGACAGAGAGCAAGACCCCAGGTCGCCCTGATCCTCCGCCGCGTCAGACGCAGCCTCAGCGGCCTTCCAGAGAGGAACGCCTTCCTGCTAAGAGATCGGCCTCGCCCTCACCTGCACCT ACGGTGCCACCAGTACGACCGTTGCACCGTCGCTCTCGGTCTGCTGGCGGGGAAAAGTGGGTGGACCACAAGCCCACCTCCAACCTGGACTTGGGTACAGTTTTCCAGCCTGTCATCACCAATGCCATCCAAGTGTCTGCACCCAGCGAGAAGGCTCTATCGAAGTGCGACAGATATGTGTTGACGCACCAGGAGGTCGCCTCTGATGGTGAGATACAGACCAAACTTATTAAG ggcGAGGTGATTaaaaccagaggaggaggacaagctGTCCAGTTCACTGACATTGAGACTCTGAGACAGGAGGTCACCTCAGTCCCAGG CCGTAAGAGGAAATCTTCAGAAGGCGCTCCCAACAATGGAGATCAACCAGATGGAGCTTGGACTGATGTGGAGACAAGG TGCTCTGTGGCTATGGAGATGAGGGCTGGATCAAACATGGGTCCTGGTTTTGAACATCATGGGATCACCAA GCGCAGAAAACCCTAA
- the kif23 gene encoding kinesin-like protein KIF23 isoform X2, with protein sequence MIRQGKGKTPRRPPPKKPSSNQKDPVGVYCRVRPLGAEDNECCIEVISSTTIQLHAPEGFKTNRNGEYKETQYSFKKVFGVSVTQMELFEHVAKPLVDDLIHGKNGLLFTYGVTGSGKTFTMTGSPGQGGLLPRSLDMIFNSIGPYQAKRYVFKTDDKNGMEVQSEVDALLERQRRENNLPVPKTTSSRQKLDPEIADMIKAEEACKGDGMDEDSSYSIFVSYIEIYNNYIYDLLEETQEDVIKPKWNGGGTPVRQNTEFIPPQSKILREDQNHNMYVAGCMEVEVKSAEEAFQVFWRGQKKRKIANTRLNRESSRSHSVFIIKLAQAPLDADGDNILQDKSQVTVSQLCLVDLAGSERTGRTGAEGTRIREAGNINQSLLNLRTCIEILRENQMCGTNKMVPYRDSKVTHLFKNYFDGEGKVRMVVCVNPKADDYEETLLVMRFAEMTQEVEVARPVDRPICGFTPGRRNRNQAFKEELSRRLEERGGPIDRDVSSVINHLVHSLPPLPSSELTDPHDDITLPRLIEALQNRHRIRQMMIEEYNKAANMLKSMIQELDSNFISKDNFIHEQNGKLVEKDKIIQANKADIERLEKKTKMQEHKIDILQKTTKIYEDDKRSLQQELETRGHRLQRELSEKRRMEQRMHGVVTDTQHKWEKECERRVNAMQLEMQNKLWVKDEKLKQLKAIVTESKTPGRPDPPPRQTQPQRPSREERLPAKRSASPSPAPSFHLAPQCPVDSPRVSPEPEQKPGSQPFSATRVEEVEMSPRPTCPIPSTGSSLSVASCISAWEQRAPQDSRQGFHSPSTPTRTPPPAAPSASRARRRALCWAREEEEACSSSPTFDLDLSERSCRTVPPVRPLHRRSRSAGGEKWVDHKPTSNLDLGTVFQPVITNAIQVSAPSEKALSKCDRYVLTHQEVASDGEIQTKLIKGEVIKTRGGGQAVQFTDIETLRQEVTSVPGRKRKSSEGAPNNGDQPDGAWTDVETRCSVAMEMRAGSNMGPGFEHHGITKRRKP encoded by the exons ATGATCAGACAAGG gaaGGGTAAAACCCCCCGCAGGCCTCCTCCTAAAAAGCCTTCCAGCAACCAGAAAGACCCTGTTGGG GTGTACTGCCGTGTACGTCCTCTGGGTGCGGAGGACAATGAGTGCTGCATTGAGGTCATCAGCAGCACTACCATCCAGCTGCATGCCCCTGAAGGCTTCAAAACAAACCGCAATGGAGAGTACAAAGAG ACACAGTATTCCTTCAAAAAAGTCTTTGGGGTTTCAGTAACTCAGATGGAGCTGTTTGAGCATGTGGCCAAACCTCTTGTTGATGACCTCATCCATGGAAAAAATG GCCTGCTCTTTACCTACGGGGTGACAGGAAGTGGGAAAACGTTCACCATGACTGGCTCTCCAGGCCAGGGTGGACTTCTACCTCGCTCCCTCGACATGATCTTCAACAGTATAGGCCCCTACCAGGCCAAAAGATAT gtttttaaGACAGATGATAAAAATGGTATGGAGGTCCAGAGTGAAGTTGATGCTTTGTTGGAGCGCCAGAGGCGGGAAAACAACTTGCCTGTTCCTAAAACAACCTCCTCAAG ACAAAAGCTGGATCCTGAAATTGCAGACATGATTAAGGCGGAGGAAGCTTGTAAAGGAGATGGTATGGATGAGGACAGCAGCTACAGCATCTTTGTCTCCTACATAGAAATCTACAACAACTACATCTATGATCTGCTGGAGGAAACTCAGGAAGATGTAATCAAACCAAA GTGGAATGGTGGAGGCACACCTGTGCGCCAGAACACTGAGTTCAT ACCACCTCAGTCTAAAATCCTCAGAGAGGATCAGAATCACAACATGTATGTTGCTGGTTGTATGGAAGTCGAGGTCAAGTCTGCTGAGGAGGCATTTCAAGTGTTCTGGAGAG gtcagaagaagaggaagattgCGAACACCCGGCTGAACAGAGAGTCCAGCCGTTCCCACAGTGTGTTCATTATTAAACTGGCTCAGGCTCCTCTTGATGCAGATGGCGACAACATTCTCCAG GATAAGAGCCAGGTGACTGTCAGTCAGCTGTGCCTGGTAGACTTGGCAGGAAGTGAGCGCACTGGTCGAACAGGGGCAGAAGGCACTCGTATACGTGAAGCAG GTAACATTAATCAGTCTTTGCTGAATCTGCGGACGTGCATTGAGATACTTCGAGAGAACCAGATGTGCGGTACAAACAAG ATGGTCCCCTACAGAGACTCTAAAGTAACCCATCTGTTCAAGAACTACTTTGATGGGGAGGGAAAAGTCAGAATGGTTGTTTGTGTCAATCCCAAGGCTGACGACTATGAGGAAACCTTG CTGGTGATGCGGTTTGCAGAGATGACCCAGGAGGTGGAGGTAGCTCGGCCAGTGGACAGGCCCATCTGTGGCTTCACTCCAGGCCGCCGTAATAGAAACCAGGCCTTTAAAGAGGAACTGTCTCGCAGGCTGGAGGAGCGTGGTGGTCCAATAGACAGGG ACGTGTCCTCTGTTATAAACCACCTGGTGCACAGCCTCCCACCTCTACCCTCGTCTGAGCTGACTGACCCTCACGATGATATCACCCTGCCCAGGCTGATCGAGGCTCTGCAGAACAGACACAGGATCAGGCAAATGATGATTGAGGAATACAACAAAGCAG CCAACATGTTGAAGTCTATGATTCAGGAGCTGGATAGCAACTTCATTTCCAAAGACAACTTTATTCACGAACAAAACGGCAAACTAGTGGAGAAAGACAAAATCATCCAGGCCAATAAGGCAGATATCGAACGCTTGGAgaagaaaaccaaaatgcaaGAACACAAG ATTGACATCCTGCAGAAAACAACTAAAATTTACGAGGATGACAAGCGCTCACTGCAGCAGGAGCTGGAAACCAGAGGCCATAGGCTGCAGAGGGAGCTGTCTGAGAAGAGACGCATGGAGCAGCGTATGCATGGTGTGGTCACAGACACCCAGCATAAGTGGGAGAAAGAATGT GAGAGACGTGTTAATGCAATGCAGCTGGAGATGCAGAACAAGCTCTGGGTCAAAGACGAGAAGCTGAAGCAGCTCAAGGCCATCGTGACAGAGAGCAAGACCCCAGGTCGCCCTGATCCTCCGCCGCGTCAGACGCAGCCTCAGCGGCCTTCCAGAGAGGAACGCCTTCCTGCTAAGAGATCGGCCTCGCCCTCACCTGCACCT TCTTTTCACTTAGCTCCCCAGTGCCCAGTTGATTCTCCCCGTGTCAGCCCAGAGCCAGAGCAAAAGCCAGGGTCACAGCCATTCAGTGCCACTAGAGTTGAGGAGGTTGAGATGAGTCCAAGGCCCACCTGTCCCATCCCCAGTACCGGTAGCTCACTGTCTGTGGCTAGCTGTATCTCCGCATGGGAGCAGCGGGCGCCTCAGGACAGCAGACAGGGTTTCCATTCACCTAGTACACCCACGAGAACACCGCCcccagcagctccttcagccaGCCGAGCCAGGAGGAGAGCTCTGTGTTGggcaagagaggaggaagaggcctGCTCCTCATCCCCTACGTTTGATCTAGACCTAAGTGAGAGAAGCTGCAGG ACGGTGCCACCAGTACGACCGTTGCACCGTCGCTCTCGGTCTGCTGGCGGGGAAAAGTGGGTGGACCACAAGCCCACCTCCAACCTGGACTTGGGTACAGTTTTCCAGCCTGTCATCACCAATGCCATCCAAGTGTCTGCACCCAGCGAGAAGGCTCTATCGAAGTGCGACAGATATGTGTTGACGCACCAGGAGGTCGCCTCTGATGGTGAGATACAGACCAAACTTATTAAG ggcGAGGTGATTaaaaccagaggaggaggacaagctGTCCAGTTCACTGACATTGAGACTCTGAGACAGGAGGTCACCTCAGTCCCAGG CCGTAAGAGGAAATCTTCAGAAGGCGCTCCCAACAATGGAGATCAACCAGATGGAGCTTGGACTGATGTGGAGACAAGG TGCTCTGTGGCTATGGAGATGAGGGCTGGATCAAACATGGGTCCTGGTTTTGAACATCATGGGATCACCAA GCGCAGAAAACCCTAA
- the ddb2 gene encoding DNA damage-binding protein 2 isoform X2: MKSRPTKSDASESKGKVKKRPAESSAPTLSKKLRDKKNGESSKPGPPPKSAGVQRKSGHGSILHYIYKSTLGQSLHSQMRQCLQEPFVRSLSSYHFHSATSPFDRRITCLEWHPTHHSTLAVGSKGGDIYLWDFEVPTKKTFIQGMGAGDSVTDMKFNQLNPTQLFTSSMGGVTALRDFNGTTLTVFANTDTLNFWYCCVDVSVSRQMLVTGDNMGQLLLLGLDGQKIFSSKLHKAKVTHAEFNSRCDWLLATASVDHTVKLWDLRNIKDKKSFLHEMPHERAVNSAYFNPLDCSKLLTTDQYDQIRVYSSSDWSKPQHIIQHPHRQFQHLTPIKATWHPVYDLIVAGRYPDDRVCAGDQRTIDIFDSNTAELVYQLHDPTASGIKSINKFNWMGDVIGSGMGVTVLVWDRNESLISDQHTPQGDTSTSVDSLRGQRRSQQRSNRDRRGPAVDAKLKKKLASLEESETKTKTGCTKKKQVQVRKK, encoded by the exons ATGAAAAGCAGACCTACGAAGTCAGACGCGTCTGAGTCAAAGGGTAAAGTGAAGAAAAGACCCGCGGAGAGTTCTGCTCCAACTCTCTCCAAAAAACTACGAGACAAGAAAAATGGAGAGTCGTCTAAACCAG GGCCTCCTCCCAAATCTGCAGGAGTCCAGAGGAAAAGCGGGCATGGGAGCATCCTGCACTACATTTACAAGAGCACTCTGGGACAAAGTCTTCACTCTCAGATGAGACAG TGTCTCCAAGAGCCTTTCGTTCGCTCTCTGTCatcctatcatttccacagtgCTACCAGCCCCTTCGACCGCAGAATCACTTGTCTGGAGTGGCATCCCACCCACCACAGCACTTTGGCTGTGGGGTCCAAGGGTGGAGACATTTATCTGTGGGACTTTGAGGTTCCCACAAAGAAGACCTTTATTCAGGGG ATGGGAGCTGGAGACTCAGTTACAGACATGAAGTTTAACCAGTTAAATCCCACTCAGCTGTTCACCTCGTCTATGGGGGGTGTGACAGCACTTCGAGATTTCAATGGGACAACTCTAACAGTGTTtgccaacacagacacactgaa TTTTTGGTACTGCTGTGTTGATGTGTCTGTGAGCCGACAGATGCTTGTGACAGGAGACAATATGGGGCAGCTCTTACTCCTGGGCTTGGATGGACAAAAG ATTTTCAGCAGCAAGTTGCACAAAGCCAAAGTGACCCATGCAGAGTTCAACTCCCGATGCGACTGGTTGTTGGCGACAGCCTCAGTTGATCATACGGTGAAGCTTTGGGACCTGAGAAACATAAAAGACAAGAAGAGCTTCCTGCATGAAATGCCTCATGAGAGGGCTGTCAACTCAG CCTATTTCAACCCACTGGACTGCTCCAAGTTGCTCACCACGGATCAGTATGACCAGATCCGCGTCTACTCGTCATCTGATTGGTCGAAGCCTCAACATATCATCCAGCATCCTCACAGACAGTTTCAGCATCTCACACCCATCAAG GCCACATGGCACCCTGTGTACGACCTGATCGTGGCTGGCCGCTACCCAGATGACCGTGTTTGCGCTGGCGATCAGAGGACCATTGACATCTTTGATTCCAACACAGCAGAGCTTGTGTATCAGCTGCACGATCCCACTGCTTCTGGGATCAAATCT ATCAATAAATTCAATTGGATGGGTGATGTGATTGGATCTGGCATGG GTGTGACGGTGCTAGTCTGGGACAGGAACGAGTCGCTGATCAGTGACCAGCACACACCACAGGGGGACACCTCAACCTCAGTGGACAGTctgagagggcagaggaggagtCAGCAGCGCTCCAACAGGGACCGGCGAGGTCCTGCTGTGGATGCAAAGCTCAAGAAGAAGCTGGCTTCTCTCGAAGAATCTGAGACCAAAACCAAGACTGGGTGtacgaaaaaaaaacaagtgcaggTGAGAAAAAAGTGA
- the ddb2 gene encoding DNA damage-binding protein 2 isoform X1 encodes MKSRPTKSDASESKGKVKKRPAESSAPTLSKKLRDKKNGESSKPGPPPKSAGVQRKSGHGSILHYIYKSTLGQSLHSQMRQCLQEPFVRSLSSYHFHSATSPFDRRITCLEWHPTHHSTLAVGSKGGDIYLWDFEVPTKKTFIQGNGAGDFIGGMKFCPMDLSRVYVASGEGTLTMQSFEGQTPTILSRTQDCGHDHHNVCFWYCCVDVSVSRQMLVTGDNMGQLLLLGLDGQKIFSSKLHKAKVTHAEFNSRCDWLLATASVDHTVKLWDLRNIKDKKSFLHEMPHERAVNSAYFNPLDCSKLLTTDQYDQIRVYSSSDWSKPQHIIQHPHRQFQHLTPIKATWHPVYDLIVAGRYPDDRVCAGDQRTIDIFDSNTAELVYQLHDPTASGIKSINKFNWMGDVIGSGMGVTVLVWDRNESLISDQHTPQGDTSTSVDSLRGQRRSQQRSNRDRRGPAVDAKLKKKLASLEESETKTKTGCTKKKQVQVRKK; translated from the exons ATGAAAAGCAGACCTACGAAGTCAGACGCGTCTGAGTCAAAGGGTAAAGTGAAGAAAAGACCCGCGGAGAGTTCTGCTCCAACTCTCTCCAAAAAACTACGAGACAAGAAAAATGGAGAGTCGTCTAAACCAG GGCCTCCTCCCAAATCTGCAGGAGTCCAGAGGAAAAGCGGGCATGGGAGCATCCTGCACTACATTTACAAGAGCACTCTGGGACAAAGTCTTCACTCTCAGATGAGACAG TGTCTCCAAGAGCCTTTCGTTCGCTCTCTGTCatcctatcatttccacagtgCTACCAGCCCCTTCGACCGCAGAATCACTTGTCTGGAGTGGCATCCCACCCACCACAGCACTTTGGCTGTGGGGTCCAAGGGTGGAGACATTTATCTGTGGGACTTTGAGGTTCCCACAAAGAAGACCTTTATTCAGGGG aaTGGTGCAGGAGACTTTATTGGAGGGATGAAGTTTTGCCCCATGGACCTTTCCAGAGTATATGTGGCCTCTGGTGAGGGCACACTGACCATGCAGAGCTTTGAGGGCCAAACACCCACCATACTGTCCAGAACTCAAGACTGTGGCCATGATCACCACAATGTTTG TTTTTGGTACTGCTGTGTTGATGTGTCTGTGAGCCGACAGATGCTTGTGACAGGAGACAATATGGGGCAGCTCTTACTCCTGGGCTTGGATGGACAAAAG ATTTTCAGCAGCAAGTTGCACAAAGCCAAAGTGACCCATGCAGAGTTCAACTCCCGATGCGACTGGTTGTTGGCGACAGCCTCAGTTGATCATACGGTGAAGCTTTGGGACCTGAGAAACATAAAAGACAAGAAGAGCTTCCTGCATGAAATGCCTCATGAGAGGGCTGTCAACTCAG CCTATTTCAACCCACTGGACTGCTCCAAGTTGCTCACCACGGATCAGTATGACCAGATCCGCGTCTACTCGTCATCTGATTGGTCGAAGCCTCAACATATCATCCAGCATCCTCACAGACAGTTTCAGCATCTCACACCCATCAAG GCCACATGGCACCCTGTGTACGACCTGATCGTGGCTGGCCGCTACCCAGATGACCGTGTTTGCGCTGGCGATCAGAGGACCATTGACATCTTTGATTCCAACACAGCAGAGCTTGTGTATCAGCTGCACGATCCCACTGCTTCTGGGATCAAATCT ATCAATAAATTCAATTGGATGGGTGATGTGATTGGATCTGGCATGG GTGTGACGGTGCTAGTCTGGGACAGGAACGAGTCGCTGATCAGTGACCAGCACACACCACAGGGGGACACCTCAACCTCAGTGGACAGTctgagagggcagaggaggagtCAGCAGCGCTCCAACAGGGACCGGCGAGGTCCTGCTGTGGATGCAAAGCTCAAGAAGAAGCTGGCTTCTCTCGAAGAATCTGAGACCAAAACCAAGACTGGGTGtacgaaaaaaaaacaagtgcaggTGAGAAAAAAGTGA
- the LOC121182286 gene encoding protein FAM180A, with protein MTMKIHLKICLQVILCLWSEQVLRDVAAGMSPTSQMTGSSVSDANLMFEFLLGGVEIDRDNNIVLLDKEMASMRPGRMFLSQINDNIPRGLGSMMQMVKTLKEQRKRPLTQTQFKILVLSMVYSAHQAWHQEKKEEREAWAGVLLQLTNVTVHELRGNYFFNYA; from the exons ATGACCATGAAAATACATCTTAAAATCTGTCTCcaggtcattttgtgtctttggtCTGAACAAGTGCTTCGGG ATGTGGCTGCAGGCATGAGTCCAACGTCTCAAATGACTGGCTCATCTGTCTCTGATGCAAACCTGATGTTTGAG TTTTTGCTGGGCGGGGTTGAGATTGACCGGGACAACAACATCGTCCTGCTTGATAAGGAGATGGCATCGATGAGACCAGGGCGGATGTTCCTATCTCAGATCAATGATAACATTCCCAGAGGTCTGGGCTCCATGATGCAGATGGTGAAGACActgaaggagcagaggaagaggccACTGACTCAGACACAGTTTAAGATTCTTGTCCTGAGCATGGTGTACTCTGCCCACCAGGCCTGGCATcaggagaaaaaagaggaacgGGAGGCCTGGGCTGGAGTGCTCCTCCAGCTGACCAACGTTACGGTCCACGAACTACGAGGAAATTATTTCTTCAACTATGCTTGA